In a single window of the Vitis vinifera cultivar Pinot Noir 40024 chromosome 6, ASM3070453v1 genome:
- the LOC100241032 gene encoding uncharacterized protein LOC100241032 — protein sequence MLPASRSKSKDKRAGKEPQKASSKPSAPPSTGSGTPTSGYNPLLGTFHTLETASLSSASTLNSNGRFRNIDDTDENSGSSPGTGFEYDAISNNDSWSGESEDHKEKTSNPTGKQGTIPGADNDKREKIRQKNERKHLRQKERRAQDLHERCSGYLMSRKLEVLAQQLMTMGFSSERATMALILNEGKVEESVAWLFEGGEEADNHKGQNLDGGSNLKIDIAEELAKIADMEIKYNCLRQDVERAIVAGEGDLEKAAETLRAQRHDPPATPKPEATGDPPNINNGRPSVAVTQNLLRAQSKSNSSSTIQTRKEEKDFNYTKTAVGVPACLEAGNKNVPPAKRIPPKLEWAKPQQIATPAEKRWPSAGSNPSVSYSVASSLVPPPPPKAETRYVAVGSEPKTLQPGSLREPVIVMQRPQSINSEQVLASISSSPGAAAGWYPNNVEVMKSNGLLSNIITARSLSPNNLSANQLYHHHHHQAQLVSSSSPVVPPGAIQGNDSWSRMSTSPNLSAASSLGLFSWLGSNNLAGSSSSVDWSSGGSMNQLDYTNIDWSLDRSSPLSTNSSGLWQGLAFMNNPTPMYDSSTPGMGVKPTMSTALPNGNMISNALLQDGGVASAEASAASSREWTSPFEGKDLFSLPRQFVSSPSQ from the coding sequence ATGTTACCAGCGTCCAGATCTAAGTCCAAGGACAAACGAGCGGGTAAGGAGCCACAGAAGGCTTCTTCCAAGCCGTCAGCACCACCTAGCACAGGTTCTGGTACCCCAACTAGTGGATATAATCCGCTTTTGGGAACATTCCATACGCTCGAAACAGCATCATTGTCTTCCGCCTCAACCCTAAATAGTAATGGTCGCTTCCGGAACATAGATGATACAGATGAGAATAGTGGAAGCTCACCTGGAACTGGATTTGAATATGATGCTATTTCCAACAATGATAGTTGGTCGGGTGAATCAGAAGACCACAAAGAGAAAACATCTAATCCAACTGGGAAGCAGGGGACAATACCAGGGGCTGACAACGACAAGCGAGAAAAAATCCGTCAGAAGAATGAGAGAAAACATCTGCGCCAGAAGGAGAGAAGAGCCCAGGATTTGCATGAGCGATGCAGTGGCTATCTAATGTCAAGAAAGCTGGAAGTACTGGCTCAGCAGCTTATGACGATGGGTTTTTCTTCAGAAAGAGCCACCATGGCTCTTATATTGAACGAAGGCAAAGTAGAGGAATCAGTGGCATGGCTATTTGAAGGGGGTGAAGAAGCAGATAACCACAAAGGCCAAAACCTTGATGGTGGGAGTAATTTGAAAATTGACATAGCGGAAGAGCTTGCTAAGATTGCAGACATGGAGATTAAATACAATTGCTTGAGGCAGGATGTTGAAAGAGCAATTGTTGCAGGTGAGGGTGATCTTGAGAAGGCAGCAGAGACCTTGAGAGCACAGAGGCATGACCCACCTGCGACACCAAAGCCAGAAGCAACTGGTGATCCTCCAAATATCAATAATGGTAGGCCCTCGGTTGCTGTCACTCAGAACCTGTTGAGGGCACAATCAAAATCCAATTCATCTTCAACAATACAaacaagaaaggaagaaaaagatttCAACTACACAAAAACAGCAGTTGGAGTCCCAGCATGTTTGGAAGCCGGGAACAAAAATGTGCCACCTGCAAAAAGGATTCCACCAAAACTGGAGTGGGCAAAACCGCAACAAATTGCAACACCGGCTGAGAAAAGGTGGCCAAGTGCTGGTTCAAATCCTTCTGTTTCCTATTCTGTGGCATCATCATTGGTGCCGCCTCCACCACCTAAGGCAGAAACCCGATATGTGGCTGTTGGGAGTGAACCTAAAACCCTTCAACCGGGGTCATTGAGGGAACCAGTTATTGTGATGCAGCGGCCCCAATCCATCAATTCTGAACAGGTCCTAGCTAGCATAAGCTCTTCTCCTGGAGCAGCTGCTGGTTGGTACCCTAATAATGTTGAAGTAATGAAGTCGAATGGGTTGTTGTCAAACATTATTACCGCTAGAAGCCTCAGCCCTAACAATTTAAGTGCAAATCAATTGTAccaccaccatcaccatcaAGCCCAACTCGTTTCAAGTAGCAGCCCGGTTGTCCCCCCAGGAGCTATCCAGGGGAATGATTCCTGGAGCAGAATGAGCACATCTCCCAACCTTTCTGCTGCGTCCTCCCTTGGCCTTTTCTCTTGGTTGGGTTCAAACAATTTGGCAGGTTCATCTTCTTCAGTAGATTGGAGCTCGGGTGGTTCAATGAATCAATTAGATTACACCAACATAGACTGGTCTTTGGATCGTAGTTCACCATTGTCAACCAACTCAAGCGGGTTGTGGCAGGGGCTGGCTTTTATGAACAATCCCACCCCCATGTATGATTCAAGTACTCCAGGAATGGGTGTTAAGCCAACCATGAGTACAGCTCTCCCCAATGGAAACATGATTTCTAACGCACTCCTGCAGGATGGTGGAGTGGCGTCTGCTGAAGCATCTGCTGCTAGTTCTCGAGAGTGGACTTCACCTTTCGAAGGGAAAGACCTTTTTAGCTTACCCAGACAGTTTGTTTCTTCTCCCTCTCAGTGA